A region of the Amycolatopsis sp. cg13 genome:
TCTCCGCGCCGGGCACGTTCACCACGCGCTTCACCGCGGCGGTCGGGGTGAGCCCGCACCGGTTCCGGCAGCTGCCCGGCCTCCTCGCCGAGCACCCGCCGGAACCGGTGCGGGTCGCGGGCCCGGACTGCGCGGGCGGAGCCGTCACCGGCCGCGCGCTGCTGAGCCCGGCGGCGGTCGCCGCGCTCGACGGGGCACCGGCCGTGTACGTCGGGTTGTTCGCCGGGTCGTCGGCGCGCGGCGTCCCGGTCAGCGGCTCGCTGCTCGGGCCCGACCTCGAGTTCACCCTCTTCGACGTGCCTCCAGGCACCTACCGGCTGCTCGCCTGCGCGCTGCCCTCAGCTGGCGATCCGCGCGCGCAGCTCGCGCCGAGCGTGCAGGCGGTCGGGTCGGCCGCGCGCCCGGTGCGGATCCGGGCCGGGCCGGTGCCGCTGCGCCAGGACGTCCGGCTGGAGGTCGCGCCCGCGTGGTCGCCTCCGGTGCTGGTCGCGCTGCCTCCGCTGGCGTCGGAGGGAGCGCAAGAATGGAGAGGCGGCTCCCGGCTGGCGAGGTTAGGTTGAACCAGGTCACAGCCCGTTGTCAGGGAGAAAGCATGCCTGGAGTTCGAGTATTGGTCGGCACGCGCAAGGGCGCGTTCATCCTCACCTCGGACGAGGGACGCACGCGGTGGGAGGTCGACGGCCCGCACTTCGGCGGCTGGGAGGTCTACCACCTCGCCGGCTCGCCCGCGGACCCGGACCGGCTGTACGCGTCGCAGTCCACGTCCTGGTTCGGGCAGCTGATCCAGCGTTCCGACGACGGCGGGAAGACCTGGAACCAGGTCGACCACGAGTTCGTCTACGAGGGCGGGGCGGGCGAGCACCTCTGGTACGACGGAACGCCGAAGCCGTGGGAGTTCACCCGGATCTGGCACCTGGAACCGTCGCTGACCGACCCGGACACGGTGTACGCGGGCGCGCAGGACGCGGCGCTCTACCGCAGCACCGACGGCGGGAAGAGCTGGCGGGAGCTGACCGGGCTGCGCAAGCACACGTCCGGGCCGGGCTGGCAGCCGGGCGCGGGCGGGCTGTGCCTGCACACGATCATCCTCGACCCGCGGAACTCGAAGCGGATGTTCACCGCGATCTCCGCCGCGGGCGCGTTCCGCAGCGACGACAGCGGCGAAACCTGGCAGCCGATCAACCGCGGCCTGCACTCCGAGGGCATCCCGGACCCGGATGCCGAGGTCGGCCATTGCGTGCACCGCATCGCCCTGCACCCGTCGCGGCCCGACGTACTGTTCATGCAGAAGCACTGGGACGTGATGCGCTCGGACGACGCGGGCGACAACTGGCGCGAGATCAGCGGCAACCTGCCGAGCGACTTCGGTTTCCCGATCGCGGTGCACCCGCACGAACCGGAAACCGTGTACGTGGTCCCGATCCGCAGCGATTCCGAGCACTATCCGCCGGAGGGCAAGCTGCGCGTGTACCGCAGCCGCACCGGCGGCGACGAATGGGAACCGCTCACCACCGGCCTGCCGCAGGAAAACTGCTACGTGAACATCCTGCGCGACGCGATGGCCGTCGATTCCCTCGACGAAGCAGGCATCTACTTCGGCACCACCGGCGGCCAGGTCTACGCCTCGAACGACGCGGGCGAAAGCTGGGCCCCGATCGTGCGCGACCTGCCCGCGGTGTGCTCGGTCGAGGTGCAAACCCTGCGATGACCACCGTCGTCCGCGTCAAGCTGCCCACGCACCTGCGCCGCCTGGCGAAGGTCGAGGGGGAGATCCAGCTGCCGGTAGAGGACCCGCCGACGCGGGAAACCCTGCTGGACGCCCTGGAACGCGCGTACCCCCAACTGCGCGGCACGGTCCGCGACACGACCACCGGCAAACGCCGGGCGTTCGTCCGGTTCTTCGCCTGCGAGGAAGACCTGTCGAACACCGCCCCGGACACCGCCCTGCCCGCCCCGGTCCTTTCCG
Encoded here:
- a CDS encoding helix-turn-helix transcriptional regulator codes for the protein MRDAVLEAARFLAAGRTRQLTLEDVADHVRYSPFHLARAFEREIGLPPGKFLAAQRFQLAKELLLDTGEKVVDICHEVGFSAPGTFTTRFTAAVGVSPHRFRQLPGLLAEHPPEPVRVAGPDCAGGAVTGRALLSPAAVAALDGAPAVYVGLFAGSSARGVPVSGSLLGPDLEFTLFDVPPGTYRLLACALPSAGDPRAQLAPSVQAVGSAARPVRIRAGPVPLRQDVRLEVAPAWSPPVLVALPPLASEGAQEWRGGSRLARLG
- a CDS encoding WD40/YVTN/BNR-like repeat-containing protein, translating into MPGVRVLVGTRKGAFILTSDEGRTRWEVDGPHFGGWEVYHLAGSPADPDRLYASQSTSWFGQLIQRSDDGGKTWNQVDHEFVYEGGAGEHLWYDGTPKPWEFTRIWHLEPSLTDPDTVYAGAQDAALYRSTDGGKSWRELTGLRKHTSGPGWQPGAGGLCLHTIILDPRNSKRMFTAISAAGAFRSDDSGETWQPINRGLHSEGIPDPDAEVGHCVHRIALHPSRPDVLFMQKHWDVMRSDDAGDNWREISGNLPSDFGFPIAVHPHEPETVYVVPIRSDSEHYPPEGKLRVYRSRTGGDEWEPLTTGLPQENCYVNILRDAMAVDSLDEAGIYFGTTGGQVYASNDAGESWAPIVRDLPAVCSVEVQTLR
- a CDS encoding MoaD/ThiS family protein, which produces MTTVVRVKLPTHLRRLAKVEGEIQLPVEDPPTRETLLDALERAYPQLRGTVRDTTTGKRRAFVRFFACEEDLSNTAPDTALPAPVLSGAEPFLIIGAMAGG